A genomic region of Silurus meridionalis isolate SWU-2019-XX chromosome 7, ASM1480568v1, whole genome shotgun sequence contains the following coding sequences:
- the LOC124388477 gene encoding carbohydrate sulfotransferase 3-like isoform X2, with amino-acid sequence MKIKYTISLIFIVAVVIIEKENNIISKVSDKLALKQTPQTPLPSSIRQNGSSVPVLSELDFSSYLEVKWRLENITSEPSEGRKHILLLATTRTGSSFVGEFFNQHGSNMFYLFEPLWHVERMLTLEGGRTNGTALTQTYRDVLRQLFLCDFSMLETFIEPPPKDHVTTRLFRRGSSQSLCNDPVCTPFVKKGYEPYHCHNRRCAALNLTLASLSCLEKENHAIKSVRVRQLETLRSLAEDPRLDLKVIQLVRDPRAMLASRMVAFANKYEHWKRWIMDGDIPEDDNEVRKLKGNCENIRVSAEVGLRQPPWLRGRYMLVRYEDIAMFPMLKAAEMYRFTGIPFTPQVKDWILRNTQASDKASGVYSTQKNSSQQVEKWRFNMPFKLAQMVQKLCRPTMSLFGYTFAESEEMLTDRSISLIEERTFL; translated from the coding sequence CGTCTATCCGCCAGAATGGCTCCAGTGTCCCAGTCCTGTCTGAGCTCGATTTCTCGTCCTACCTGGAAGTAAAATGGCGTCTGGAGAACATCACGAGTGAGCCGAGCGAAGGCAGGAAACACATCCTCCTACTGGCCACAACGCGAACAGGGTCCTCATTTGTGGGCGAGTTCTTTAACCAGCACGGCTCCAACATGTTCTACCTGTTCGAGCCCCTTTGGCACGTGGAACGCATGCTAACTCTGGAGGGTGGTCGGACCAATGGTACGGCTTTGACGCAGACTTATCGTGATGTTCTCCGCCAGCTCTTCCTGTGCGACTTCTCAATGCTGGAGACTTTCATCGAGCCACCGCCGAAGGATCACGTGACCACGAGACTGTTCCGGCGCGGGTCTAGCCAGTCTCTGTGTAACGATCCCGTCTGCACGCCGTTTGTTAAGAAGGGCTACGAGCCTTACCATTGCCATAACCGGCGTTGCGCTGCACTGAACCTCACGCTAGCATCCCTGTCCTGTCTGGAGAAAGAAAACCATGCAATAAAGTCCGTACGAGTACGCCAACTAGAGACTCTACGATCATTAGCAGAAGATCCAAGACTTGATTTGAAAGTTATTCAGCTGGTCCGGGACCCTCGGGCCATGTTAGCATCCCGCATGGTGGCCTTCGCGAACAAATACGAGCACTGGAAGAGGTGGATTATGGATGGAGACATTCCAGAGGACGACAACGAAGTCAGGAAACTTAAAGGAAACTGCGAGAACATCCGCGTGTCTGCTGAAGTGGGTCTCAGACAGCCCCCGTGGTTGCGTGGACGGTACATGCTAGTGCGTTATGAGGACATCGCCATGTTCCCCATGCTTAAAGCAGCTGAGATGTACCGATTCACCGGCATTCCGTTCACTCCGCAGGTGAAAGACTGGATCTTGAGAAACACGCAAGCATCCGATAAGGCAAGCGGAGTCTATTCCACCCAGAAGAATTCATCCCAGCAAGTGGAAAAATGGAGGTTCAATATGCCCTTTAAACTTGCGCAGATGGTTCAGAAACTTTGCAGACCCACCATGAGTTTGTTTGGGTACACATTCGCAGAAAGCGAAGAGATGCTGACCGACAGATCCATCAGCTTGATTGAAGAAAGGACTTTCTTATGA